In Pseudomonadota bacterium, the genomic stretch GGCGGTATTTTCAGTGACAGAAAAGACATAACGATGGCCTTTTTCGCCGGTAATTTTAGCGCTCTTGGCAAAAGTTACAAAAAATGGCACTTTCTCTTTTTCACACATATTGGAGATAGCTAAAGAAAGAGCACTGTTGATTGTTCCCATCAGGATATCAACATTTTTTCGATAAACCAGCTCTTTAGCCGCAGCCAGGCCGATATCAACCTTAAATTTGCTGTCACGAGTGAAAACTTCAATTTTACGGCCATATATCCCACCGGCGGCGTTGATCTTTTCCACCTCCAACTTGAACGCATCCCGAACATCGTTGGTGTAGGTGCTGGCCGGGCCTGAATAGCAATCGACAATACCTATCTTCAAGGTTTTTGCCGCCTGCGACGAGGATGTAATAATAAACAGGCACACAATGCTAATGATAAGAGTAAGGCTGAAAACAGATAGTTTTCTCATGCTATTCCTCCTTTTTAAATTATCTGGCATTTAAAGGTTCTGAGCAGACAATATAATTTCCAGCCCCTGCAATATCTCATGGCAAGAGAATTGGCAGAAAATTATTTATTAACAAACCATGATTTTTACCACCCTGTTTTATCAAGTGTCAAGAAAGTTCGACGGGGGAGGAAGACTTTGTATTTGTATAGACCGCTTTGTGCCTGCCGACACCAAACTCAAATGTGCTTTCAGATGTTCTGAGTGTTCGGCCAAGAACTATTTAATCTCAATCTTATAATACAGGTCGACACCACTTTCAACACCGATATCGGATTCGAGCTCCCAGGACGGGGTGAGACTGTAACGGATATTAACTTCATTGGTATTTTTAAACAGAGAGTGCCCTAAACTGACATACAGATCAAGGTTCAAGTATTTACCGGTAGTGATAACCGAATCGTGGATATCACCGCCGCCGGCACTGAAATCGAGCACATCCAATCCCAACCGACCTTTTAGTTTTTGTTGCAGCATTGCTGATTCCCCCGCCGACAACAGGACCTCGGCAGCCCTCATCAGCAATCCAGTATCACTGCCTTCAGCACTAAACGGCCGACCAAGAACAATATAAGCCAGGATATCGGTATCCGGCATAAATGGCTTTGAATAAAGGTCAACCTCCGGTAACTGCGGCGTGCCACTCACTTTGACTCCGGCTTGGACATCATCCACGGTCCGCAACGCCAGAATATCCAGTGTTGGTTGATTCACCGGCCCGGAAAAATAAATGCCCCCATGGTCGATGTCCAGATTGACACCATAGCTGGAAAATTTCCCTTTGATAATTTTAATTTTACCATTAGCTGCAATATCCTTCTGATTGTCGGCTGAATAGAGCCTCATTCCCCCGGCAAGCTTTGCATCCAAACCTGAATCATTGACCAGAATCTGTTCCAGATCCACCTGAATATCAATATCATGGGTGACTTTTTGTTGTCGGGGAGGCGGTTTTTCAGCATCGACGATCACCAAATCGGAACTCTTACCGGCCAGTTTGTTCTTTGTACTGCCGATAACCACCACTTCAGGGAAAATCAAATCTCCACGCACCTTGATTTCCGACCCCGTTCCCGCAATCTTTAGATCAGGATTGATGCGAGCCTGCATTTCTGGAAGATTGATCAACTGAAAGTCTTTTCCCTCCAGCAGCAAATTGTAGTGTCCCGGCTGCCAGTTCCGCAATTCCAGTTGTCCGCTGCCATGCAGATCTCCCTCACCGGACCGGATTTGCATTCCAGTAAGGCTGAGCAGATTATCGTTAAAATCGCCATCTATCTCAATATCATCCAACTTTACCCCAAGAGACGGCAAAAAAGCCCCACCGCTGTATAACTGGAATTCTCCCTGGAAAATCGGTTTTTGTAAAAAACCGGCAAGCTGCAGGTCGAGACTTAACTCACCTTGAGTTTCCTGAACCTGTCCGGGAAATAGCAGTGATAACAGGCCCCGTTCATGCAAGTTCGCCTGTAAATCCGCTGCGACAGGTGTTTTTGAATCAATCTTAAAGGGTATTTCAGCTGCCACCGGTATTTGCAAATCAGCGGTCACAACCCCTCTTTCGCGCAGTTGAATCAATAGCTCAGCAACTAACTGTTCGTGCCATTCAAGCTTCAATTCAGAGGCGACAATATCCGCACTGAGGTTCCCATTCTCACCTTCCCAGGATAAACCGACATTAGCTGTTCTCGCCCGCCCGGTCATATCAATGAGGCCTGTGGTCCGCCACTGCCCTACCAATTCCCAGTCAAGCATTCCAGTGAGGTTAAATCCCGACGGCACCCAGGGCTGAACCATCAGCAGCGGGAAATCACTACTGGTCAGTTGCAGCTGCAGTTGTGACGGCAACTTGAAAGCAGGCGCTTTTGTTGAAGTCACTTTTCCATTCATCCGACCACCGTTTTCCAGCTGCAGATGAACCGTCCCGGTCAGGTTATTATCAATCCAGTCAAGCAAAAAATTGCCCTGGGAGATTTGTAATAACTGTTGTTGCCATTGTAACCCTCCAGCGATTGTCATCTCAGCATGCAAACTGCTGTTCACGAATTTTTTGAGCTTAAGGTTGCCGCTGCTGTGACCGATAATCTGAGTGTCGGCCAGCAGAAAACTGAACCGGGAAAGGTCAAGATTCCACCACCGTACTTTAGTATCGGCCAACTGTTCCAGCGGCTGAAAATCACCCTGCAGCTTGATTGTCTGATTGCTCTCCCCCCGCAGAAGCAGAGGCTCAACCTGGACCAACGGACGGGAAAATAAAAGGCCGGTTGCTTTATCGAGCTGCCATTGGCCAATCCGGGCATCATCCAGCTGAAATTTATTGAGGGAACCTTGCCATTGCTGATCATGCCAACCACCAACAAAACTCAAATCAAGATGGTTGTTCTGTTCATTTGCCATCAAAATCAGTTTATGATTCTCGATCGAGCCGTTCAATTTTGCAGCCCAGCTATCCACCAGTTTTTTTCCGTCTTGAGTCAGATTCAAGCCACTTAATTGAAAATACCAGCTGTTCTGATCACCTTCCGTCCCACCATCCAGTTTAAGTTGTTCCAGTTGCCATTTTTTAAAGCCCAACTGCACTCCAATTGCTGAAACCTGTCCACTCAGCAAATTTTGCTGCCAGCGCAGCCAACCTTTACCGGCAAAATTACCCTGCAGATCCGGCAGGAATTGTTCCAGATCTTCAATCTGCCAGGAAACATCCAGGCGTTCAGAGGGATCACCTTCAGCTTCCAGAGATAAGCCTTCACCGTACAAATGTAGATATTCTATCAGCATATTTGCCCCGTCCACTTGCACCGCGGCGTTCCCGGCCAGAGGCTGTTCATGTAAAACAGAATCAATTATCCGCAATTCCAATTGCCCTTGCGGGTCGACGTTCTTTCCACCGGCAAAAGCAAAGTCAATTCCCAGATTCAATCGTCCATCCAGTTGTTCATAAACAAGCTGAGGGTTCAGGTTGTTGCCATTAAGTTGACCTTGAAGTTGCCATCCGCCCGTCCAGCCTGCTTGCACTTGCCCGGCCAATGTACCATCCAGCCAGTCTGCAGAGAGTTCATTTAAACTAAAGGATTGCGGATCACCACTGAATGCGGCTGTCAGCTGTGCCGTTGTAAGCTCATTGCCCTTGCTGTGCAGGTCAATCTGACCGCTGTAAGATTTCGGCTCTCCCTGTATCTGCAGGGAGCCGGACAGTCGCAACGCCTGTCCGAGTTCCGCCTGCAGATCAAGACCGTTAAACTGGAGATAACTGGCAAAATGAAGTGCGGAACCACCAAAGGCAAGGTATCCATGGGCCATTACAGATCCGGCACGACCGGCCTGTTTCATGGTCAGTTGATGGATGGTCAGTTGTTGAGCAGATAACTCCAGCTCCAGCTCCGCTGACAGCAACTTCACCTGCTCACCTCGGGCGGCAATATTGACAGGACCACGGAACCAGCTGTCGACATTATCCGACCGCAAATCGGCCTGCAGCTGAAACTGTTGCCAGCCGTTCAGGCTTTGTTTGGTTCCGATATTGACATCAAGTTGCAGCAACGGCTCGCTGACTCCGAGTCGCCCTGATCCTTGCGCATGCAACTCAGGTGTTGCCAGACTGATTTGATGAAGCTGCAGCTGGCCGTTTTGCCAGAGCGCCGCCAGCTGGAATTGATCAATTTGCACGACTGTGTTCTGTTGCTGGAATTCTGCATCCCTGAGTTCAAAATTCAACAGTTTAAATTCTAGTATCTCTAAGAATTTGGGTAGATCCGGCCAGGAAAGTGCCTGTTTAACCTCTGTTTC encodes the following:
- a CDS encoding translocation/assembly module TamB domain-containing protein, which gives rise to MVKKLIVSTFFLACLLLLLAVAFSGWVLYSPSGTRWALTYIPDHSGVNLSIGRIEGAIGKRLVLGNIEFQRHGTELYLDSLILDSHLTGFLPPVFEVRQLRLSQLAVIIPEKAEQQKPETEVKQALSWPDLPKFLEILEFKLLNFELRDAEFQQQNTVVQIDQFQLAALWQNGQLQLHQISLATPELHAQGSGRLGVSEPLLQLDVNIGTKQSLNGWQQFQLQADLRSDNVDSWFRGPVNIAARGEQVKLLSAELELELSAQQLTIHQLTMKQAGRAGSVMAHGYLAFGGSALHFASYLQFNGLDLQAELGQALRLSGSLQIQGEPKSYSGQIDLHSKGNELTTAQLTAAFSGDPQSFSLNELSADWLDGTLAGQVQAGWTGGWQLQGQLNGNNLNPQLVYEQLDGRLNLGIDFAFAGGKNVDPQGQLELRIIDSVLHEQPLAGNAAVQVDGANMLIEYLHLYGEGLSLEAEGDPSERLDVSWQIEDLEQFLPDLQGNFAGKGWLRWQQNLLSGQVSAIGVQLGFKKWQLEQLKLDGGTEGDQNSWYFQLSGLNLTQDGKKLVDSWAAKLNGSIENHKLILMANEQNNHLDLSFVGGWHDQQWQGSLNKFQLDDARIGQWQLDKATGLLFSRPLVQVEPLLLRGESNQTIKLQGDFQPLEQLADTKVRWWNLDLSRFSFLLADTQIIGHSSGNLKLKKFVNSSLHAEMTIAGGLQWQQQLLQISQGNFLLDWIDNNLTGTVHLQLENGGRMNGKVTSTKAPAFKLPSQLQLQLTSSDFPLLMVQPWVPSGFNLTGMLDWELVGQWRTTGLIDMTGRARTANVGLSWEGENGNLSADIVASELKLEWHEQLVAELLIQLRERGVVTADLQIPVAAEIPFKIDSKTPVAADLQANLHERGLLSLLFPGQVQETQGELSLDLQLAGFLQKPIFQGEFQLYSGGAFLPSLGVKLDDIEIDGDFNDNLLSLTGMQIRSGEGDLHGSGQLELRNWQPGHYNLLLEGKDFQLINLPEMQARINPDLKIAGTGSEIKVRGDLIFPEVVVIGSTKNKLAGKSSDLVIVDAEKPPPRQQKVTHDIDIQVDLEQILVNDSGLDAKLAGGMRLYSADNQKDIAANGKIKIIKGKFSSYGVNLDIDHGGIYFSGPVNQPTLDILALRTVDDVQAGVKVSGTPQLPEVDLYSKPFMPDTDILAYIVLGRPFSAEGSDTGLLMRAAEVLLSAGESAMLQQKLKGRLGLDVLDFSAGGGDIHDSVITTGKYLNLDLYVSLGHSLFKNTNEVNIRYSLTPSWELESDIGVESGVDLYYKIEIK